A single genomic interval of Puntigrus tetrazona isolate hp1 chromosome 1, ASM1883169v1, whole genome shotgun sequence harbors:
- the LOC122348917 gene encoding uncharacterized protein LOC122348917, whose amino-acid sequence MKIPPTTTMSEMTITTSLPLMNITGSALVTSKLLFNSSSPVPSETKALSVINTLLKSRDSLLYNSVQVLNVTYENISETSYAIIFTFNLINISIPEDPELKNSTYQHLQNVINNVLNTLLNEPGNEVLEAKSSTFTIERVLFYIRVIFITWGPLPSESEVQNLVKSLLIPSLRVDTAQTLSDPVSYVNVTYEKIADNSYALKFGFEIKSLSMAEKLEVRDANYMFIQNSIKRKLNQILSDSDTSIEFNKASFINNSREVIATVDYIFRQQDIKSPSGFLQELLKVMNIPTTPAPTVNNPTQKPVEIPDVIGKVIIYIQLIFITRGPIPSEAKVLELATNLLAVRFRTKRELRAQTLSTPVSFVNVSYTKLSDTSYALDFGFEISNVTMSEKLELRDTTYKLIQDSINKLLNEILNEPTATPFEFKDVNFTGNSTTIQANVHYVFSESDIQKPKPIATTTPAATTTTTTTFYYTVLSTTITNNSTSAAWVVAIIVPCAIAIFLIPCWILLCCLLCGCCTAIRRRWSRRRSYNVQYTTRNSLF is encoded by the exons ATGAAAATACCTCCAACAACCACAATGTCTGAGATGACAATTACTACAAGCTTACCTCTAATGAACATAACTGGTTCAGCACTGGTTACAAGCAAACTGCTGTTCAACTCCTCATCTCCAGTTCCCAGTGAAACTAAGGCCCTCAGTGTTATCAACACTCTTCTGAAATCCAGAGATTCGCTGCTCTACAATTCAGTGCAGGTGCTAAATGTCACCTATGAaa ATATCTCAGAGACCTCCTATGCAATCATCTTTACATTTAACCTGATTAACATTAGTATACCAGAGGACCCTGAGCTAAAGAACAGCACCTATCAGCACTTGCagaatgttattaataatgtg TTGAACACACTTCTGAATGAACCTGGCAATGAGGTTCTTGAAGCCAAGTCCTCTACATTCAC GATCGAGAGGGTGTTATTTTACATCAGggtaatttttattacatgggGCCCCCTACCAAGTGAGAGTGAAGTTCAAAATTTAGTCAAATCACTTCTGATCCCAAGTCTCAGAGTTGACACAGCACAAACCCTAAGTGACCCTGTGAGCTATGTGAATGTCACCTATGAGA AAATTGCTGATAATTCATATGCCCTCAAATTTGGATTTGAGATCAAGAGTCTATCCATGGCAGAAAAGCTTGAAGTTAGGGATGCCAATTACATGTTCATTCAAAACTCCATAAAAAGAAAG CTGAACCAGATCCTAAGTGACTCTGACACATCTATTGAGTTCAACAAAGCCAGTTTCAT AAACAATTCCAGGGAGGTAATTGCAACTGTGGATTATATTTTCCGACAACAAGACATCAAATCACCCAGTGGCTTTCTCCAAGAACTTCTCAAAGTTATGAATA TCCCAACAACTCCAGCTCCAACTGTGAATAACCCAACTCAGAAACCTGTAGAAATACCAGATGT GATTGGGAAGGTGATTATCTATATTCAGCTCATATTTATCACACGGGGCCCTATACCAAGTGAGGCGAAAGTCTTAGAGTTGGCTACAAATCTGCTGGCCGTACGTTTCAGAACTAAACGAGAACTAAGGGCACAAACCTTGAGTACCCCTGTGAGCTTTGTGAATGTCTCCTACACAA aactttcTGATACGTCATATGCCCTGGATTTTGGATTTGAAATCAGCAATGTTACCATGTCTGAGAAACTTGAACTCAGGGATACCACATATAAATTAATCCAGGACTCTATAAATAAATTG CTGAATGAGATCCTAAATGAGCCCACTGCCACACCATTTGAGTTCAAAGATGTCAATTTCAC GGGTAACTCCACTACTATTCAGGCGAATGTACACTATGTATTCTCAGAAAGTGACATCCAGAAACCAA AACCTATTGCCACAACTACGCctgcagcaacaacaacaacaacaaccaccttTTACTACACAGTGCTAAGCACTACAATCACAAATAACAGCACTAGTGCTGCATGGGTTGTTGCCATCATTGTGCCCTGTGCTATTGCCATCTTCCTCATACCTTGCTGGATTCTCCTGTGT TGTTTGCTTTGTGGTTGCTGTACAGCAATAAGAAGACGGTGGTCCAGAAGACGGTCATATAATGTACAATACACTACTCGAAACAGCCTTTTCTAG